A stretch of Arthrobacter sunyaminii DNA encodes these proteins:
- a CDS encoding NADH:flavin oxidoreductase/NADH oxidase — MTDAAAHQFHGLFDPLTLRGLELAHRGWVAAMCQYSADEVNAPGVPNDWHLMHLGSFAAGGAALIVTEATAVSPEGRISPQDTGIYNREQVDAWRRIIGFVHKYGAADTKIGVQLAHAGRKASTYAPFAEGSGTVPEADGGWLTVGPTAEPFGRYAAPEALDEAGIRKVIDDFAVAAKRSVEAGFDTIEIHAAHGYLLHQFLTPLVNTRTDGWGGSEEGRNRLTLEVIDAVRAVIPESMPLLLRISATDWTAGGVDEHTSARLAAQARDRGVDFVDVSTGGAVPGASIPVAPGYQTGFAEYVRKHAGVPTGAVGLIRTAAEAEQTLREGRADAVLIARAALSDPHWWLHAADTLDAKLPWAPQYERARQP; from the coding sequence ATGACCGATGCGGCAGCACACCAGTTCCACGGCCTGTTTGATCCACTGACCCTCCGGGGCCTTGAGCTGGCACACCGCGGCTGGGTTGCCGCCATGTGCCAGTACTCCGCCGACGAGGTCAACGCCCCCGGAGTGCCGAATGACTGGCATCTGATGCATCTGGGCTCCTTTGCCGCCGGTGGAGCGGCTCTGATTGTCACGGAAGCCACAGCGGTCAGTCCCGAGGGCCGGATCAGCCCCCAGGACACTGGAATCTATAACCGGGAACAGGTTGACGCCTGGCGCCGGATCATCGGCTTTGTGCACAAATACGGGGCCGCGGACACCAAGATCGGCGTGCAGCTGGCCCACGCGGGGCGCAAAGCGTCCACCTACGCTCCCTTCGCTGAGGGCAGCGGCACTGTTCCGGAGGCCGACGGCGGGTGGCTCACCGTTGGTCCCACCGCCGAGCCGTTTGGCCGCTATGCCGCACCGGAGGCCTTGGACGAGGCAGGTATCCGCAAGGTCATTGATGACTTCGCCGTCGCTGCCAAACGGTCCGTTGAGGCGGGCTTCGACACCATTGAAATCCATGCCGCCCACGGGTACCTGCTGCACCAGTTCCTGACGCCGCTGGTCAATACCCGCACCGACGGCTGGGGCGGATCGGAGGAGGGCCGCAACCGGCTCACCTTAGAGGTCATCGACGCTGTCCGTGCGGTCATCCCCGAATCCATGCCGCTGCTGCTGCGCATATCTGCCACGGACTGGACCGCCGGCGGTGTGGACGAGCACACCTCAGCCCGGCTGGCTGCCCAGGCCCGTGACCGGGGCGTGGACTTTGTGGACGTTTCCACCGGCGGGGCAGTTCCGGGGGCTTCCATACCGGTGGCGCCGGGATACCAAACCGGGTTTGCGGAGTATGTGCGGAAGCATGCAGGCGTGCCCACGGGCGCCGTCGGCCTGATCCGCACGGCGGCGGAAGCCGAGCAGACGCTGCGCGAGGGACGTGCCGACGCGGTCCTTATTGCGCGGGCAGCGCTCAGCGACCCGCACTGGTGGCTGCATGCTGCCGACACGCTGGACGCCAAGCTGCCGTGGGCCCCGCAGTATGAACGGGCCCGCCAGCCGTAG
- a CDS encoding F0F1 ATP synthase subunit gamma, which yields MGAQIRVYRQKIASTTSMQKIFKAMELIAASRIGKARTRVAASLPYSNAITRAVSAVASQSEIDHPLTTEPEQIRRAAMVVMTSDRGLAGSYSASVLKQSESLVELLREEGKEVKTYLVGRKAQAYYDFRDRESARVWTGNTDAPDFETAREIGRALLDDFNTDYEDGGVDEIHIVYTRFKSMVVQEPTVIRLLPLEVVEEEAQSETELLPLYEYEPEPEKVLDALLPRYIESRIFAAMLQAAASELAARQRAMKSAGDNASDLIKKYTRLRNNARQAEITQELSEIVAGADALSAS from the coding sequence ATGGGAGCCCAAATTCGGGTCTACCGTCAGAAGATCGCTTCGACGACGTCGATGCAGAAGATCTTCAAGGCGATGGAGCTGATTGCTGCCTCTCGCATTGGAAAGGCACGCACCCGTGTGGCTGCGTCATTGCCGTACTCCAATGCGATCACCCGTGCCGTTTCTGCTGTGGCGTCCCAGTCGGAAATCGATCACCCGCTGACTACCGAGCCGGAGCAGATCCGCCGGGCAGCCATGGTGGTTATGACCTCCGACCGCGGTCTTGCTGGTTCGTACTCCGCCAGTGTGCTCAAGCAGAGCGAATCCTTGGTCGAATTGCTCCGTGAAGAGGGCAAAGAGGTCAAGACCTACCTGGTGGGACGTAAGGCACAGGCGTACTACGATTTCCGTGACCGGGAATCCGCACGTGTCTGGACCGGAAACACCGACGCACCTGACTTCGAAACGGCCCGCGAAATCGGCAGGGCCCTTCTTGATGACTTCAACACAGACTACGAAGACGGCGGCGTGGATGAAATCCACATTGTCTACACGCGCTTCAAGTCGATGGTTGTTCAGGAACCCACGGTGATCCGCCTGCTGCCGCTGGAGGTTGTTGAGGAAGAAGCACAGTCCGAGACTGAGCTGCTGCCTCTGTACGAGTACGAGCCGGAGCCCGAAAAGGTTCTTGACGCACTGCTGCCGCGCTACATCGAGTCGCGCATCTTCGCAGCCATGCTTCAGGCAGCCGCTTCCGAGCTCGCAGCCCGCCAGCGCGCAATGAAGTCCGCAGGGGACAACGCCTCCGACCTTATTAAGAAGTACACGCGACTTCGCAATAACGCCCGTCAGGCCGAGATCACCCAGGAACTGTCCGAAATTGTTGCCGGTGCCGACGCGCTCAGCGCGTCCTAG
- a CDS encoding F0F1 ATP synthase subunit epsilon, with protein MANTAELEVEIVAADHFVWSGAAKMVKARTSEGDVGILPGHTPLLAILAEGEMAIEPVSGARFTVNVDGGFFSVDSNRVVIVADNAQMNDAANAGTR; from the coding sequence ATGGCGAACACTGCTGAACTCGAAGTTGAGATTGTCGCAGCGGACCACTTCGTGTGGTCCGGCGCGGCAAAGATGGTCAAGGCACGCACCAGTGAGGGCGACGTCGGGATTCTTCCCGGCCACACCCCGCTGCTGGCCATTCTGGCCGAGGGCGAAATGGCCATCGAGCCGGTCTCCGGTGCCCGCTTCACGGTGAACGTTGACGGTGGTTTCTTCTCCGTCGACAGCAACCGCGTAGTGATTGTCGCTGACAACGCTCAGATGAACGACGCAGCCAACGCTGGGACTCGCTGA
- a CDS encoding DUF2550 domain-containing protein, whose product MSSSYLFIALAGLLFLLVLAVVLFGVRRSQLRRALGTFDASICFPPRGWQMGVCRYTDTHLEWLRLISLSPRPPHRFLRSSLEIGSWRQPTEAERARIQPGAIIVTLEYQGTEFLVAMKYEVYTGLSSWLEAGPVIGIGTWR is encoded by the coding sequence ATGAGCAGCTCTTATTTGTTCATTGCGCTGGCAGGGCTCCTGTTCCTGCTGGTACTGGCAGTAGTTCTGTTCGGGGTGCGCCGCAGTCAGCTGCGGCGCGCCCTGGGTACTTTTGACGCCTCCATCTGCTTTCCGCCCCGCGGGTGGCAGATGGGGGTTTGTCGTTATACGGACACCCATCTGGAATGGCTGCGCCTTATCTCGCTCAGCCCGCGGCCGCCGCATCGGTTCCTGCGCAGCTCGCTGGAGATAGGAAGCTGGCGGCAGCCCACGGAGGCTGAGCGCGCCCGCATCCAGCCGGGCGCCATCATCGTCACACTGGAATACCAGGGCACGGAATTCCTCGTGGCCATGAAGTATGAGGTTTACACAGGCCTGTCCTCGTGGCTTGAAGCCGGCCCTGTCATTGGCATCGGGACCTGGCGCTAA
- the atpD gene encoding F0F1 ATP synthase subunit beta yields MTAQTVEHGSDSVASGATGRIARVIGPVVDVEFPADAIPTIYNALTTELTLNGETKTITFETSQHLGDNLVRAISMQATDGLVRGAAVKDTGAPISVPVGDGVKGHIFNVLGKPLDVAEDQLEITERWPIHRKAPNFADLEGSTEMLETGIKVIDLLTPYIKGGKIGLFGGAGVGKTVLIQEMITRVARNFGGTSVFAGVGERTREGNDLWVEMEEAGVLKDTALVFGQMDEPPGTRLRVALSGLTMAEYFRDVQNQDVLLFIDNIFRFTQAGSEVSTLLGRMPSAVGYQPNLADEMGLLQERITSTKGHSITSMQAIYVPADDYTDPAPATTFAHLDATTELSREIASRGLYPAVDPLTSTSRILDPQYVGQLHYDTAVRVKQILQKNKELQDIIAILGIDELGEEDKIVVARARRIQQFLSQNTYTAKQFTGVEGSTVSIKETIEGFKAICDGDVDHIAEQAFFNVGSMDDVMANWAKIQEQTGK; encoded by the coding sequence ATGACTGCCCAAACTGTCGAGCACGGATCTGATTCCGTAGCCTCGGGTGCCACCGGCCGTATCGCCCGTGTCATCGGCCCGGTTGTCGACGTCGAATTCCCGGCTGACGCAATCCCCACCATCTACAACGCCCTCACCACCGAGCTGACGCTCAACGGTGAGACCAAGACCATCACGTTCGAAACGTCCCAGCACCTCGGCGACAACCTCGTGCGCGCCATCTCCATGCAGGCCACCGACGGCCTGGTCCGCGGCGCAGCCGTCAAGGACACCGGCGCACCGATCTCCGTCCCCGTAGGCGACGGCGTCAAGGGCCACATCTTCAACGTCCTGGGCAAGCCCCTGGATGTCGCTGAAGATCAGCTGGAGATCACCGAGCGCTGGCCCATCCACCGCAAGGCTCCGAACTTCGCGGACCTCGAAGGCTCCACCGAGATGCTGGAAACCGGCATCAAGGTGATCGACCTTCTCACCCCGTACATCAAGGGTGGAAAGATCGGCCTGTTCGGCGGCGCCGGCGTCGGCAAGACCGTGCTGATCCAGGAAATGATCACCCGTGTGGCCCGCAACTTCGGTGGTACCTCGGTATTCGCCGGTGTTGGCGAGCGTACCCGTGAAGGCAACGACCTCTGGGTTGAAATGGAAGAGGCAGGCGTCCTCAAGGACACCGCCCTTGTATTCGGCCAGATGGATGAGCCGCCGGGAACGCGTCTGCGCGTGGCCCTGTCCGGCCTGACCATGGCGGAGTACTTCCGCGATGTGCAGAACCAGGACGTGCTGCTCTTCATCGACAACATCTTCCGCTTCACGCAGGCAGGTTCCGAGGTTTCAACGCTTCTGGGCCGCATGCCGTCCGCTGTGGGCTACCAGCCGAACCTGGCCGACGAGATGGGTCTCCTGCAGGAGCGCATCACGTCCACCAAGGGTCACTCCATCACGTCGATGCAGGCCATCTACGTGCCTGCTGATGACTACACCGACCCGGCCCCGGCCACCACGTTCGCGCACCTGGACGCCACCACGGAACTTTCCCGTGAAATCGCCTCGCGCGGTCTGTACCCGGCCGTGGATCCGCTGACCTCAACGTCGCGCATCCTCGACCCGCAGTACGTGGGCCAGCTGCACTACGACACGGCAGTCCGCGTCAAGCAGATCCTCCAGAAGAACAAGGAACTGCAGGACATCATCGCCATCCTCGGCATCGACGAGCTCGGCGAAGAGGACAAGATTGTTGTGGCACGTGCACGCCGCATCCAGCAGTTCCTGTCGCAGAACACCTACACCGCCAAGCAGTTCACCGGCGTCGAGGGCTCCACGGTCTCCATCAAGGAAACCATTGAGGGCTTCAAGGCCATCTGCGACGGCGACGTGGACCACATCGCCGAGCAGGCCTTCTTCAACGTCGGCAGCATGGACGATGTCATGGCCAACTGGGCGAAGATCCAAGAGCAGACCGGGAAGTAA
- a CDS encoding cold-shock protein encodes MAQGTVKWFNAEKGFGFITPDDADGDVFVHYSEIQTGGFKTLDENQRVEFEIGQGAKGPQATGVTAL; translated from the coding sequence ATGGCACAGGGTACCGTCAAATGGTTTAACGCTGAAAAGGGCTTCGGCTTCATCACTCCCGATGATGCAGACGGCGACGTCTTTGTTCACTACTCTGAAATTCAGACCGGTGGCTTCAAGACTCTCGATGAGAACCAGCGCGTTGAGTTTGAAATCGGCCAGGGCGCCAAGGGCCCCCAGGCTACCGGCGTCACCGCCCTCTAA
- the murA gene encoding UDP-N-acetylglucosamine 1-carboxyvinyltransferase has protein sequence MEDVIVVTGPATLNGAVSVPGAKNSVLKLMAATLLAQGCSTITNVPNIQDVWIMAELLRRLGCSVDYDVEAAAVSIDVPELPLHQADYDLVRAMRASISVLGPLVARCRQAEVALPGGDAIGSRGLDMHRAGLELMGTTITIDHGYLVASVPDGLIGARHLLDFPSVGATENLMMAATLAAGTTVIDNAAREPEITDIALMLNEMGARISGIGTNTLVIEGVERLEPVVHRVVPDRIVAGTWAFAAAITGGCIEVRDADASALTVVLDKLSQAGCTVTVGEDSFTVKGNGRPEPINVSTLPYPGFPTDLQPFVVAMNAVSTGSGMVTENVFEARWGFTSELARLGAVIRLDGHHALIQGVPRLSGAPVEANDIRAGAALVIAGLAAEGTTEVRGVDHIDRGYEKFMENLRGLGAQVIRRRS, from the coding sequence ATGGAAGACGTCATTGTTGTTACCGGACCGGCCACGCTCAACGGAGCGGTCAGCGTCCCCGGAGCTAAAAACAGTGTCCTGAAACTGATGGCGGCAACGCTGTTGGCGCAGGGATGCTCCACGATCACCAACGTTCCCAACATCCAGGATGTCTGGATCATGGCCGAGCTGCTGCGCCGGCTGGGCTGCTCCGTCGATTACGACGTCGAAGCGGCCGCCGTCTCCATCGACGTTCCGGAACTGCCCCTGCACCAGGCGGACTATGACCTGGTGCGCGCCATGCGGGCCTCCATCTCGGTCCTCGGCCCGCTGGTTGCCCGCTGCCGCCAAGCCGAAGTGGCACTGCCCGGCGGTGACGCCATTGGCTCCCGCGGGCTGGACATGCACCGAGCCGGCCTTGAGCTGATGGGAACCACCATCACCATTGACCACGGGTACCTCGTGGCCTCTGTGCCGGACGGCCTGATCGGAGCCCGCCATCTGCTGGACTTTCCGTCCGTGGGGGCTACCGAGAACCTGATGATGGCTGCGACCCTCGCCGCGGGAACCACCGTCATCGACAACGCGGCACGCGAACCTGAAATCACGGACATTGCACTCATGCTCAACGAAATGGGCGCCCGAATTTCCGGCATCGGCACCAACACCTTGGTGATCGAGGGGGTTGAGCGGCTGGAACCGGTGGTGCACCGGGTGGTGCCGGACCGGATCGTTGCCGGAACGTGGGCCTTCGCAGCGGCTATCACCGGCGGCTGCATCGAAGTGCGCGACGCGGACGCCTCCGCGCTGACCGTGGTGCTGGACAAGCTCTCGCAGGCCGGTTGCACCGTCACGGTGGGGGAGGACAGCTTTACCGTCAAAGGCAACGGACGCCCGGAGCCCATCAACGTCTCCACCCTGCCGTATCCGGGTTTTCCGACCGACCTGCAGCCCTTCGTTGTGGCCATGAATGCCGTTTCCACCGGTTCCGGAATGGTCACGGAGAATGTCTTCGAGGCCCGCTGGGGATTCACCTCGGAGCTCGCGCGGCTGGGTGCCGTCATCCGGCTGGACGGGCATCACGCCCTGATCCAGGGGGTTCCCCGACTGTCCGGGGCACCCGTCGAAGCCAATGACATCCGGGCCGGTGCTGCCCTCGTCATAGCCGGGCTGGCCGCTGAAGGCACCACCGAGGTCCGCGGAGTGGACCACATTGACCGCGGATACGAAAAATTCATGGAGAATCTTCGCGGGCTGGGCGCGCAGGTCATTCGCCGGCGCAGCTGA
- the nucS gene encoding endonuclease NucS, giving the protein MRLVIARCSVDYIGRLRAHLPLAVRLLMVKADGSVLIHSDGGSYKPLNWMSPPATLRVTAPSDDDAETGVIETWNVQSAKTDDKLVISIYERFSETSHDLGVDPGLIKDGVEADLQRLLAEQITKLGEGFTLIRREYMTAIGPVDILARDASGTTVAVELKRRGDIDGVEQLTRYLELLNRDPLLAPVKGVFAAQQIKPQARVLANDRGIECLTLDYDAMRGVDDSESRLF; this is encoded by the coding sequence GTGCGTTTAGTAATAGCCCGCTGCTCTGTTGACTACATCGGCCGCCTCCGTGCCCATCTTCCGCTCGCCGTCCGTCTGCTGATGGTGAAAGCCGACGGTTCCGTCCTGATCCACTCCGACGGCGGCTCCTACAAACCCCTGAACTGGATGAGCCCTCCGGCCACCCTCCGGGTCACCGCTCCCTCGGATGACGACGCCGAAACAGGCGTCATCGAAACGTGGAACGTCCAAAGTGCCAAGACAGACGACAAACTCGTCATCAGCATCTATGAACGCTTCTCCGAGACATCCCATGACCTCGGTGTGGATCCGGGCCTCATCAAGGACGGCGTGGAGGCTGACCTGCAGCGGCTGCTGGCCGAGCAGATCACCAAGCTCGGCGAGGGCTTCACGCTGATCCGCCGGGAGTACATGACAGCCATCGGACCGGTGGACATCCTGGCCCGGGACGCCTCCGGCACCACGGTTGCCGTGGAACTCAAGCGCCGCGGGGATATCGACGGCGTTGAACAGCTCACGCGCTACCTTGAGCTGCTCAACCGGGATCCGCTTCTGGCTCCGGTCAAGGGCGTGTTCGCCGCGCAGCAGATCAAGCCGCAGGCACGGGTGCTCGCAAACGACCGCGGTATCGAGTGCCTCACCCTGGACTATGACGCCATGCGCGGTGTGGACGATTCGGAATCGCGCCTCTTTTAG
- a CDS encoding ABC transporter ATP-binding protein, protein MTDSLPLETSAVPAAPALAIRGLAKRFGEKIAVNGISLDVPAGSFFGLVGPNGAGKTTLLSMATGLLRPEHGQVWVHGTDVWAEPLKAKRLMGVLPDGVRLFDRLTGEQLVTYAGLLRGMDRATVAERVQDLLEAMDLANDAGTLVVDYSAGMTKKIALASALIHAPRLLVLDEPFEAVDPISAANIRDILAGYVANGGTVIVSSHVMDLVQRMCDHVAVVSGGNLLAAGTVDEVRGGESLEDRFVQLVGGRTHSEGLPWLRTS, encoded by the coding sequence ATGACCGATTCCCTGCCCCTGGAAACCTCGGCCGTTCCTGCTGCCCCCGCCCTGGCAATTCGGGGACTGGCGAAGCGTTTCGGCGAGAAAATTGCCGTCAACGGGATCAGCCTCGACGTTCCGGCGGGTTCCTTCTTCGGACTGGTCGGCCCCAACGGTGCGGGCAAGACCACCCTGCTGTCCATGGCAACCGGATTGCTGCGGCCCGAGCATGGCCAGGTGTGGGTGCACGGCACGGATGTCTGGGCGGAGCCGCTGAAGGCCAAGCGCCTGATGGGAGTGCTCCCGGACGGTGTACGGCTGTTTGACCGGCTCACCGGCGAACAGCTGGTGACGTATGCCGGCCTGCTGCGTGGCATGGACCGCGCGACCGTGGCCGAACGGGTGCAGGACCTGCTCGAAGCCATGGACCTGGCCAATGACGCCGGCACCCTCGTTGTTGACTACTCCGCCGGGATGACCAAGAAGATCGCGCTGGCATCGGCGCTGATCCACGCGCCGCGGCTGCTGGTGCTGGATGAGCCATTCGAAGCGGTGGATCCCATCTCCGCCGCCAATATCCGAGACATTCTCGCCGGCTATGTTGCCAACGGAGGCACCGTCATCGTCTCCAGCCACGTGATGGACCTGGTCCAGCGCATGTGTGACCACGTGGCTGTGGTTTCCGGCGGCAACCTCCTGGCGGCCGGAACCGTGGACGAGGTCCGCGGCGGCGAATCCCTGGAAGACCGGTTCGTGCAGCTCGTCGGCGGACGCACCCACTCGGAGGGACTGCCGTGGTTGCGCACCTCGTAA
- a CDS encoding AI-2E family transporter: protein MAENQDLPADGSRPISGQAGGTNSPSGKRPGFLSAASERIRHAAPRGIPGARPRRRFEFPPETAAEGTAPAGPEQPVEAGSSGDDSPTRMSSHPIHFGFMFSVGVGIALLCYFILTNVGELLVWIGAALFIALGLDPIVRWLAARRIPRPAGIAITVLGLAGIIMGFFATLIPTIVRQTTEIINNAPGYVDTFLESDFFVNIEEQFHVRERIEEEVNKFFSNADALGGVFGGVLSVGTVIANGLFGALIILVLTLYFLSSLPSMKLWAYRLAPKSRRRRVEALSEEISGSVGNYVIGQGLVALLDATYAFIVMSITGVPFSVLLAFVVALLAFIPLVGPPIALVLVSLVALTVSWQTAVVFALFYVAYLQFEAYFVSPRIMQRAVAVPGAVAVIAVIAGGTLLGVLGALIAIPTAAAVLLLLKEVFISRQDQR from the coding sequence ATGGCCGAGAACCAGGACCTGCCGGCTGACGGATCCCGTCCTATTTCCGGACAGGCCGGGGGCACGAATTCTCCGTCAGGCAAGCGCCCCGGTTTTCTGTCCGCCGCCTCCGAACGGATCCGGCACGCGGCGCCCCGCGGTATTCCCGGAGCCCGTCCGCGGCGCCGGTTCGAGTTTCCGCCGGAGACTGCGGCGGAGGGAACAGCGCCGGCCGGTCCCGAGCAACCCGTCGAGGCCGGCAGCAGCGGCGATGATTCCCCCACCCGCATGAGCAGCCATCCCATCCATTTCGGCTTCATGTTTTCCGTGGGCGTGGGAATTGCCCTTCTCTGCTATTTCATCCTGACCAACGTCGGTGAACTCCTGGTATGGATCGGAGCCGCACTCTTCATAGCGCTGGGACTGGACCCCATAGTGCGCTGGCTGGCGGCCCGGAGGATACCCCGGCCGGCCGGAATTGCCATCACTGTCCTGGGCCTGGCCGGAATCATTATGGGCTTCTTCGCGACCCTGATTCCCACCATCGTGCGGCAGACCACGGAGATCATCAACAATGCCCCCGGCTATGTGGACACCTTTCTGGAATCGGATTTCTTCGTCAACATTGAAGAACAGTTCCATGTGCGGGAGAGGATCGAAGAAGAGGTCAATAAGTTCTTCAGCAACGCGGACGCGCTGGGCGGGGTCTTCGGCGGCGTGCTTTCGGTGGGCACGGTTATTGCCAACGGCCTTTTCGGTGCGCTGATTATCCTGGTGCTGACCCTGTACTTCCTCTCCTCCCTGCCGTCCATGAAGTTGTGGGCGTACCGTCTGGCACCCAAGAGCCGGCGCCGCCGCGTCGAAGCCCTCTCCGAGGAAATCAGCGGCAGTGTGGGCAACTACGTGATCGGCCAGGGGCTGGTCGCCCTGCTGGACGCCACCTATGCCTTCATTGTCATGAGCATCACCGGGGTGCCGTTCTCCGTTCTGCTCGCCTTTGTGGTGGCACTGCTGGCCTTTATTCCACTGGTGGGCCCGCCCATCGCGCTGGTGCTGGTATCCCTCGTAGCCCTTACCGTCAGCTGGCAGACCGCCGTGGTCTTTGCACTGTTCTACGTGGCGTACCTGCAGTTCGAGGCGTACTTCGTATCCCCGCGCATCATGCAGCGTGCCGTCGCAGTGCCCGGAGCCGTGGCCGTCATCGCCGTCATCGCCGGCGGAACCCTGCTGGGCGTCCTGGGCGCCCTGATTGCCATTCCCACCGCAGCAGCCGTGCTGCTGCTGCTCAAGGAAGTCTTTATTTCCCGCCAGGACCAGCGCTAG
- a CDS encoding co-chaperone YbbN → MSTPNHRPAPAPSSMNLRGAVDLSALKAKASAPPAPAGASGEPAAAAGGASPYIVEVTEQSFPQVVQLSAQVPVIIDLYSARSPESQQVSAVLQNIVAEQDGKLLLARVDVDQHPQIAQAFQAVAVPTVAAVLKGQPVPLFDREVPEEQIRALVAELLQVAAANGVTGSLNEDGGAEAAEDAPLPPLHQEAYDAIVEGDYDGAAAAYRKALAEQPADAEAKAGLAQVELMARLKGVDAEKLRTDAAENPNDVDAQLAVADLDVSGGHVEDAFTRVVRLISRVFGEDRERARLRLLDLFEVVGTTDPRVTKARSALARALF, encoded by the coding sequence ATGAGCACTCCGAACCACCGCCCCGCACCGGCCCCTTCCTCGATGAATCTGCGGGGAGCCGTTGACCTGTCCGCGCTAAAAGCCAAGGCGTCTGCGCCGCCGGCACCCGCCGGTGCTTCGGGCGAACCGGCAGCCGCTGCGGGCGGGGCCAGCCCGTACATCGTGGAGGTGACCGAGCAGTCCTTCCCCCAGGTGGTTCAGCTCTCCGCGCAGGTGCCGGTGATTATTGACCTCTACTCGGCCCGCAGCCCGGAGTCGCAGCAGGTCAGCGCGGTGCTGCAGAACATCGTGGCGGAGCAGGACGGAAAGCTGCTGCTGGCACGGGTTGACGTGGATCAGCATCCCCAGATTGCCCAGGCATTCCAGGCCGTGGCAGTGCCCACGGTCGCTGCGGTCCTCAAGGGCCAGCCGGTACCGCTCTTTGACCGTGAAGTGCCCGAGGAACAGATCCGCGCCCTCGTTGCCGAGCTGCTCCAGGTCGCCGCGGCCAACGGTGTCACCGGATCCCTGAATGAGGACGGAGGCGCTGAAGCTGCCGAGGATGCACCCCTGCCGCCGCTGCACCAGGAAGCCTACGACGCCATTGTTGAAGGAGACTACGACGGCGCTGCCGCGGCCTACCGCAAAGCGCTGGCCGAGCAGCCTGCCGACGCCGAAGCCAAGGCCGGGCTCGCCCAGGTGGAGCTGATGGCCCGGCTCAAGGGGGTTGACGCGGAGAAGCTTCGCACCGATGCCGCGGAGAACCCCAACGACGTCGACGCCCAGCTGGCGGTCGCTGACTTGGATGTCTCCGGCGGCCACGTTGAAGATGCCTTCACCCGTGTGGTGCGCCTGATCTCCCGGGTCTTCGGCGAAGACCGTGAGCGGGCCAGGCTGCGGCTGCTGGATTTGTTCGAAGTGGTGGGCACCACCGATCCGCGGGTGACCAAGGCGCGTTCCGCCCTGGCCCGGGCACTCTTCTAG